A single genomic interval of Chrysemys picta bellii isolate R12L10 chromosome 8, ASM1138683v2, whole genome shotgun sequence harbors:
- the CDKN2C gene encoding cyclin-dependent kinase 4 inhibitor C isoform X2, which produces MAEPLGNELASAAARGDLVQLTNLLQTNVNVNAQNGFGRTALQVMKLGNPEIARQLLISGANPDLKDSTGFAVIHDAARAGFLDTLQTLLEFNADVNIEDNEGNLPLHLAAKEGHLPVVEFLIKRTESKVGHQNKKGETAYDLAKLYKRNDVVKLMEGSTLSAEATDMN; this is translated from the exons ATGGCCGAGCCTTTGGGGAACGAGTTGGCGTCCGCAGCTGCAAGGGGGGACCTAGTGCAACTTACTAATTTGTTGCAAACGAATGTAAACGTCAATGCCCAAAATGGATTTGGGAGGACTGCGCTGCAG GTCATGAAACTTGGGAATCCTGAAATTGCCAGGCAGTTGCTAATTTCAGGTGCTAATCCTGATCTGAAAGACAGTACAGGGTTCGCTGTAATTCATGATGCAGCCAGAGCGGGTTTCCTGGACACGCTGCAGACTTTACTGGAGTTTAACGCTGATGTTAACATTGAGGATAATGAGGGAAACCTGCCATTGCACTTGGCAGCTAAAGAAGGCCACCTCCCAGTAGTGGAATTCCTTATTAAGCGCACAGAAAGCAAGGTGGGACATCAGAACAAGAAGGGAGAGACTGCCTACGACTTGGCTAAACTGTACAAGAGGAACGATGTAGTTAAACTAATGGAAGGCAGCACTTTAAGTGCAGAAGCTACAGACATGAATTAA
- the CDKN2C gene encoding cyclin-dependent kinase 4 inhibitor C isoform X1, giving the protein MPSLIFQRYSRTSYNLYPELKGMAVKESFFARFSRYRLKISKEVKKVMKLGNPEIARQLLISGANPDLKDSTGFAVIHDAARAGFLDTLQTLLEFNADVNIEDNEGNLPLHLAAKEGHLPVVEFLIKRTESKVGHQNKKGETAYDLAKLYKRNDVVKLMEGSTLSAEATDMN; this is encoded by the exons ATGCCCTCACTTATTTTCCAGAGGTATAGCCGTACCTCTTACAATCTCTATCCAGAATTGAAAGGGATGGCAG TAAAAGAAAGCTTCTTTGCAAGATTTTCAAGATATCGGTTGAAAATTTCTAAAGAAGTAAAGAAG GTCATGAAACTTGGGAATCCTGAAATTGCCAGGCAGTTGCTAATTTCAGGTGCTAATCCTGATCTGAAAGACAGTACAGGGTTCGCTGTAATTCATGATGCAGCCAGAGCGGGTTTCCTGGACACGCTGCAGACTTTACTGGAGTTTAACGCTGATGTTAACATTGAGGATAATGAGGGAAACCTGCCATTGCACTTGGCAGCTAAAGAAGGCCACCTCCCAGTAGTGGAATTCCTTATTAAGCGCACAGAAAGCAAGGTGGGACATCAGAACAAGAAGGGAGAGACTGCCTACGACTTGGCTAAACTGTACAAGAGGAACGATGTAGTTAAACTAATGGAAGGCAGCACTTTAAGTGCAGAAGCTACAGACATGAATTAA